One genomic window of bacterium includes the following:
- a CDS encoding glycosyltransferase family 39 protein → MKKDVSIHFLLLLLITFGFRMVQLEADPPSDFSWSGGYFADEGFWSHNARNAALFGNPVLDEWDARIVSPVFARVQQFLFNLFGVGFIQVRLIGVISSLLIAAASFMLFRSQLDQQTSFFFSILVSLNYPMMVLGRQGILDPFAAAFCLLALALALSGSPVSSFVAGIFLMISCVTKYLMIYALVPFVFVLWNSRQHIPFLAGLGVSFLIWLFLNYLPHRDLLSAYSAYYASQQSWQIAAVAKNVLEQPFYLYFVKTPAILCLGNLALWFLLVRFKNSEKLEKVFFLWLLSGILFFALWKYRPFRYYTSLIPPLVAMAGFALIRLKDVSDAIRSTRIRLLIFVGILLPVLQLSFVLVDRIANWNVVPRQLGIHSMDAVLLILLSGLMIWSLNAGGKRLKYVAWAFVAVFLLSDLRNYLNWMLKPEYSAVQISRDLENRAPKGIVTGQWAPELCLGNNLHAIPVWQGFVNSSNPFQRFGITHVLQWKYPLGGEKFEQWFPEDFQNFHFVTKYRIKDSDLILYERKREDSK, encoded by the coding sequence GTGAAGAAGGACGTTTCGATACATTTTCTGCTCCTGCTGTTGATCACCTTTGGATTCCGGATGGTTCAACTGGAAGCAGATCCGCCATCCGATTTCAGCTGGAGCGGCGGCTACTTCGCTGATGAAGGTTTCTGGAGTCACAATGCAAGAAATGCCGCGCTGTTCGGCAATCCGGTTTTAGATGAATGGGATGCGCGCATCGTCAGCCCGGTGTTTGCGCGCGTTCAGCAGTTTTTGTTCAACCTCTTTGGCGTAGGATTCATTCAGGTCCGCTTGATCGGAGTGATTTCTTCTCTTCTGATCGCGGCCGCTTCTTTTATGCTCTTCCGTTCTCAACTGGATCAGCAGACCTCTTTTTTCTTTTCTATTTTGGTTTCTTTGAACTATCCGATGATGGTGCTGGGGAGACAGGGAATTCTGGATCCTTTTGCCGCAGCCTTTTGCTTGCTTGCTCTCGCGCTGGCTCTGAGCGGTTCGCCTGTTTCCAGTTTTGTTGCCGGTATTTTCCTGATGATTTCGTGCGTCACCAAATATCTGATGATTTATGCGCTTGTTCCTTTTGTCTTTGTGCTTTGGAATTCCCGGCAGCATATTCCGTTTCTCGCGGGACTCGGGGTCAGCTTTTTGATCTGGTTGTTTTTGAATTATCTTCCTCACCGGGATCTGTTGAGCGCATACAGCGCTTACTATGCTTCGCAACAGAGCTGGCAGATTGCAGCAGTGGCGAAGAACGTTCTTGAGCAACCGTTTTATCTGTATTTTGTGAAAACTCCCGCGATTCTGTGTCTCGGAAATTTAGCGCTCTGGTTCTTGTTGGTTCGGTTTAAAAATTCGGAGAAACTGGAAAAAGTTTTTTTTCTCTGGTTGCTGAGCGGAATCCTTTTCTTTGCTTTGTGGAAATACCGGCCGTTCCGTTATTATACTTCGTTGATTCCTCCGCTCGTTGCGATGGCGGGATTTGCACTCATCCGGTTAAAAGATGTAAGTGACGCAATCCGGTCAACCAGAATCCGCTTGCTGATCTTTGTGGGGATTCTTCTGCCGGTTCTGCAATTGAGTTTTGTCCTTGTGGATCGCATCGCAAATTGGAATGTTGTCCCGCGGCAGCTCGGAATACATTCCATGGATGCGGTTTTGCTGATTTTACTGAGCGGTTTGATGATCTGGAGCTTGAATGCCGGTGGTAAACGCTTGAAATACGTAGCCTGGGCTTTTGTTGCAGTTTTCCTTTTGTCCGATCTTAGAAATTATCTGAACTGGATGCTCAAACCTGAGTACTCGGCGGTGCAGATTTCCAGGGATCTTGAGAATCGAGCACCAAAAGGAATTGTCACCGGTCAGTGGGCGCCTGAATTGTGTCTGGGAAACAATCTTCACGCGATTCCAGTGTGGCAAGGTTTTGTGAACTCGAGCAACCCTTTCCAGAGATTCGGCATCACACACGTGTTGCAATGGAAATACCCGCTGGGAGGTGAGAAATTTGAACAATGGTTTCCGGAGGATTTCCAAAATTTTCATTTCGTTACAAAATACCGTATTAAAGACTCCGATCTAATTTTGTATGAACGAAAAAGGGAGGATTCAAAATGA
- a CDS encoding YIP1 family protein: protein MKRGIDSFARTSMRVLQEQEDFWYGSLQTGLPELLRYSFALGFFPFAGYLFSYTVRGTIWNVWPFVQTTLDVGSGLVFAGMQWILFGIFPVLSSLVLEIVLARTRQPVDFEQLLTISTYSMTPLSLAGLFAGVPFLDRICATLGFATFLFLIYYGFRYALNFTIMRSAFRTFLFLVLFALIRQMFVFAIGY, encoded by the coding sequence ATGAAACGGGGAATCGATTCGTTTGCGCGGACCAGCATGCGGGTATTGCAGGAGCAGGAAGATTTCTGGTACGGATCATTGCAAACCGGGCTTCCTGAGCTGCTGCGGTACTCCTTCGCTCTTGGTTTTTTCCCTTTCGCGGGCTACCTCTTTTCTTACACCGTTCGTGGAACGATCTGGAACGTGTGGCCCTTCGTTCAAACAACACTGGATGTGGGAAGCGGTCTTGTTTTTGCGGGTATGCAGTGGATTCTTTTTGGCATTTTTCCAGTTTTAAGTTCGCTCGTTCTGGAAATCGTTCTTGCAAGAACCAGGCAGCCTGTTGACTTCGAACAACTTTTGACGATCAGCACCTACTCAATGACACCGCTCTCGCTGGCCGGCTTGTTTGCGGGAGTTCCTTTTCTGGATCGCATTTGCGCGACTCTGGGATTTGCGACATTTCTTTTCCTTATTTATTACGGATTCCGGTACGCATTGAATTTTACAATCATGCGGTCGGCGTTCCGTACGTTCCTCTTTCTTGTTCTATTTGCATTGATCCGGCAAATGTTCGTATTCGCCATCGGATATTAG
- a CDS encoding sigma-54 dependent transcriptional regulator — protein MEKPLLLIVDDEPASRYGIRKALAQFRFSVQEAGDGKEALDKIQQLLPDLVILDVNLPEMDGLSVLSQVHRENSVPLVIVITAYGSEKIAVEAMKRGAYDYVSKPYDIDELRLVVSRAMESLHLKQENLELRKELERRSGFGPILGQTVAMRKVFDMMEKVSLSDITVLIHGESGTGKELVAREIHRRSSRHNKPFITMNCAALPENLIESELFGHERGAFTGAVRQRKGKFELAHEGTIFLDEIGDMSLNTQSKILRILQERKFERLGGDETREADVRILSATHKDLMAEIQNGNFRSDLYYRLQVIDIEIPPLRERNEDIPLLVEHYLGVFSEKHNKKVEGMEPEAVRLMLRYHWPGNVRQLVNILERAVVLAAGPVLRKEDLPNELELPSGFTDSFLDDLMHLPFKQAKEKIVSSFMKEYLTRRLNDNDGNISHTAAELGIRRQSLQTMLRRLGIK, from the coding sequence ATGGAAAAGCCATTGTTGTTGATTGTGGATGACGAACCGGCGTCCCGTTACGGGATCAGGAAAGCGCTGGCGCAGTTTCGGTTTTCCGTTCAGGAAGCGGGAGATGGAAAAGAGGCGCTGGATAAGATCCAACAGCTTCTGCCGGATCTTGTCATCCTGGATGTCAACCTGCCCGAGATGGATGGACTCTCTGTGCTTTCGCAGGTGCATCGCGAGAATTCTGTTCCGCTTGTGATCGTGATTACCGCATACGGTTCTGAAAAGATCGCAGTAGAAGCGATGAAGAGAGGAGCGTACGATTACGTTTCCAAGCCGTACGATATCGATGAGCTACGCCTGGTTGTGTCGCGCGCGATGGAGTCTCTGCATTTAAAACAGGAGAATCTGGAATTACGAAAAGAGCTCGAACGGCGGTCCGGTTTTGGTCCGATTCTCGGGCAAACTGTTGCAATGCGAAAAGTCTTCGACATGATGGAAAAAGTGAGTTTGAGCGACATCACTGTTCTGATTCATGGAGAGAGCGGGACCGGAAAGGAGCTTGTGGCTCGGGAAATACATCGCAGGAGCTCCCGGCACAATAAACCGTTCATTACGATGAACTGCGCGGCATTGCCGGAGAATTTGATTGAGAGCGAATTGTTCGGTCATGAGAGAGGCGCATTCACCGGCGCGGTGCGTCAACGAAAGGGAAAATTTGAGCTGGCTCATGAGGGAACGATTTTTCTTGATGAAATCGGCGATATGAGTCTCAACACTCAATCCAAGATTTTGCGAATTCTGCAGGAAAGGAAGTTTGAGCGATTGGGTGGCGATGAAACTCGTGAAGCGGATGTGCGAATCTTATCAGCTACCCACAAAGATCTCATGGCTGAGATCCAGAATGGAAATTTTCGAAGCGACCTGTACTATCGTTTGCAAGTGATCGACATAGAAATTCCTCCCTTGCGCGAGCGCAATGAAGATATCCCGCTTCTGGTGGAGCATTATCTTGGTGTGTTCTCTGAAAAACACAACAAGAAAGTGGAAGGGATGGAGCCGGAAGCGGTCCGGTTGATGCTCCGCTATCACTGGCCGGGAAATGTCCGTCAGCTGGTCAACATTCTGGAAAGGGCGGTCGTGCTCGCAGCCGGGCCTGTGCTGCGAAAGGAAGATCTTCCGAATGAGCTGGAGCTTCCTTCCGGATTCACGGACAGTTTTCTGGATGACCTCATGCATCTGCCTTTTAAGCAGGCTAAGGAAAAAATTGTGAGCAGCTTTATGAAAGAATATTTAACCAGAAGGTTAAATGACAATGACGGAAATATCAGTCATACGGCTGCGGAGCTGGGAATTCGAAGGCAGAGCCTGCAGACGATGCTGCGAAGACTGGGGATTAAATGA
- a CDS encoding ATP-binding protein, which yields MLFQLVPLFGYLVGSALHALIATLVMVRKEKRPSERIFLILVISLGVWHSGNLIAWVLQGLAHGEWLLFSHLARAIAFLGLATLPPLLVHTHIAFLNDSGSPFLTRRMQNLLLALFYLPLLWFVNPLYLMFISSTVISVQALTPYMLLYVSWFVISLLLSAAIDIRLARIQEDEPFIHFYRVLGTTLLFIAVLTTFTYILRGRDFPQLRGYLEMLSIAASIVPSTVLAYFIYRYNFLELVIRRSFFVITLSVVIFGMYFLGVRRLSVFLGSYFDIVPGLFEAISILAIVVTFPIYKKWLQKRVNQVFFREFGYYHQLFNELEQSINSIFGVQPLVDYIQKTVSKVLFLDFVNLSIFDIREGKIKFRATTFPELPVIDSIVKKIEQDRSRLLRLEDVKETDVQTEIKNLNAIFIIPVRHKGTLMGIFSFKAKPPRRPILTQELEMLQSLAAQTAMSVSSALLMEEKLELERAMARKERLASIGQMAATLAHEIKNPLSSIKSITQSLEEQIVDSEIKQDLGVVVHEVDRLNHSVNQLLSFARSSSQDVGDIPLVATMEHVIRILQNECKAQNVTIQHRYNGNIPAVFGSSFGLQDIFLNLLLNALQAMPSGGEIDVGYQVRGNLVEVIISDSGPGIRPDLISRIFDPFFTTKQKGTGLGLAVVKQKLAEFGADIDVTNLKPHGSQFTLSFLTEERKDREEKIP from the coding sequence ATGCTTTTTCAGCTTGTACCCCTGTTTGGCTATCTTGTTGGCTCAGCTTTGCACGCCCTGATTGCGACTCTGGTCATGGTGCGCAAGGAAAAGCGGCCCAGCGAACGAATCTTCTTGATTCTGGTAATCTCACTGGGTGTCTGGCACTCAGGAAACCTGATTGCCTGGGTTCTGCAAGGACTGGCCCATGGCGAGTGGCTTTTGTTTTCCCATCTTGCCAGAGCCATCGCATTTCTGGGATTGGCTACACTTCCGCCTCTGCTCGTTCATACGCATATTGCTTTCTTAAACGATTCCGGCTCCCCGTTTTTGACCCGAAGAATGCAAAATCTACTGCTCGCGCTTTTCTATCTGCCGTTATTGTGGTTCGTCAATCCTTTATACTTGATGTTCATTTCATCGACTGTCATATCGGTGCAGGCGCTCACTCCTTACATGCTCCTGTACGTTTCCTGGTTTGTGATCTCTTTACTTCTTTCCGCCGCGATTGATATCCGGCTGGCTCGCATACAGGAAGATGAACCATTCATACACTTCTACAGAGTTTTAGGAACAACACTCCTGTTCATCGCCGTCCTCACAACTTTTACATACATCCTGCGAGGACGCGACTTTCCACAACTCCGCGGGTATTTGGAGATGCTCAGCATCGCCGCCTCGATTGTGCCCAGCACTGTCCTAGCGTATTTCATCTATCGATACAACTTCCTGGAGCTTGTGATCCGCAGATCTTTCTTTGTAATCACTCTTTCGGTTGTGATTTTTGGAATGTATTTTCTGGGCGTCCGGCGGCTCTCCGTCTTTCTCGGTTCTTACTTCGACATCGTGCCGGGACTCTTTGAAGCGATTTCAATTTTAGCCATCGTTGTGACGTTTCCGATTTACAAGAAATGGCTGCAAAAAAGAGTGAATCAAGTCTTCTTTCGTGAGTTCGGCTACTATCATCAACTGTTCAATGAGCTGGAACAAAGCATCAATTCTATTTTTGGTGTGCAACCTTTGGTGGACTATATCCAGAAAACGGTTTCGAAAGTTTTGTTTCTGGACTTTGTGAACTTGAGCATTTTTGATATTCGAGAAGGAAAAATAAAGTTCCGGGCCACGACTTTTCCCGAGTTACCGGTGATCGATTCGATTGTAAAGAAAATCGAACAGGACCGGTCCAGGCTCCTTCGCCTGGAAGATGTAAAGGAAACAGACGTGCAGACTGAAATAAAAAATCTCAACGCTATTTTCATCATTCCCGTGCGCCATAAAGGGACCTTGATGGGAATTTTCTCGTTTAAAGCGAAACCTCCCAGGCGCCCGATTCTTACTCAGGAACTCGAAATGCTTCAATCGCTCGCAGCACAAACGGCGATGTCTGTTTCTTCGGCTCTATTGATGGAAGAAAAATTGGAGTTAGAGCGAGCCATGGCAAGAAAGGAACGTTTGGCTTCCATCGGTCAAATGGCGGCGACTCTTGCCCACGAGATCAAGAATCCGTTGAGTTCCATCAAGAGCATCACACAATCCCTGGAAGAGCAGATTGTGGATTCTGAAATCAAACAGGACCTGGGTGTCGTGGTGCATGAAGTGGATCGTTTGAACCATTCTGTAAACCAGCTTTTGAGTTTTGCGCGGTCTTCCTCTCAGGATGTTGGAGACATTCCGCTGGTGGCAACGATGGAACACGTAATACGGATTCTTCAAAACGAATGCAAAGCGCAAAATGTCACGATCCAGCACCGTTATAACGGAAACATTCCGGCCGTTTTTGGGAGCTCTTTCGGTTTACAGGACATCTTTCTGAATCTGCTTCTCAACGCTTTGCAGGCGATGCCATCCGGTGGTGAAATAGACGTTGGCTATCAAGTGCGTGGAAATCTGGTAGAGGTGATCATTTCAGATAGCGGTCCAGGAATTCGTCCCGATCTGATCAGTCGCATTTTTGATCCTTTTTTTACGACGAAACAGAAAGGGACCGGTCTTGGATTGGCGGTGGTAAAACAGAAGCTTGCCGAATTCGGCGCGGATATCGATGTAACGAATTTGAAACCGCACGGATCTCAATTTACTCTTAGTTTTTTAACAGAAGAACGCAAAGACCGCGAAGAGAAAATACCATAA
- a CDS encoding zinc-ribbon domain-containing protein, with product MVLVCPGCKNKITLDDGTLPVGIFKVRCTGCGRSITAQYKDDEPEPPPAPAAAPQPPGSEVTEKAKSARTSSETTDVSPAVQAFVKDQLGVAKKEILDAIQALFHGAKIGPSDSVEESMSSNRALICSADATVADALATTLKGMGYQPESCSSAMESLKTVHSSYGIIVVDPVFPDDPEAGKKLIGKINAKKAVDRRQTFLVLISSTQKTLDGNSAFFSGVNLILNKSDLDDFEMTVRQGQKDYHHLYSTFRLIFEEKQNS from the coding sequence ATGGTTCTAGTTTGTCCCGGTTGCAAAAACAAAATCACGCTGGATGATGGCACTCTTCCTGTTGGAATTTTCAAAGTTCGCTGCACCGGCTGCGGAAGATCGATAACAGCCCAGTACAAAGATGATGAACCTGAACCTCCACCTGCGCCTGCGGCCGCGCCTCAGCCACCCGGATCGGAGGTAACAGAAAAGGCGAAGTCAGCGAGGACATCTTCGGAAACAACGGATGTTTCACCGGCTGTGCAAGCATTTGTCAAGGATCAGCTTGGCGTTGCAAAAAAAGAGATTCTTGATGCGATTCAAGCTTTGTTTCATGGCGCAAAGATCGGCCCAAGCGATAGTGTCGAAGAATCGATGAGTTCAAACAGAGCTTTAATTTGTTCCGCTGATGCTACGGTGGCTGATGCTCTGGCAACGACGTTAAAGGGCATGGGATATCAACCGGAATCCTGTTCATCGGCCATGGAGAGTTTAAAGACTGTCCATAGCTCGTATGGAATCATTGTTGTGGATCCGGTCTTTCCGGATGATCCCGAAGCAGGCAAGAAATTGATTGGGAAGATCAATGCAAAGAAGGCGGTCGATCGGCGTCAAACCTTCCTTGTTTTGATTTCATCAACGCAAAAAACGCTCGATGGCAATTCGGCATTTTTCAGCGGAGTAAACCTGATTCTGAATAAGTCAGACCTGGACGATTTTGAAATGACCGTCCGGCAGGGCCAAAAAGATTACCATCACTTATATTCCACTTTTCGGCTTATCTTCGAAGAAAAGCAGAATTCTTGA
- a CDS encoding PilT/PilU family type 4a pilus ATPase: MIGFDLNRILEFMLGYRENVSDLNFSVGRSPQIEVDGSLISVPIKGVEKLSPYQTEIIALTLMGNDREIIRKLVMSGSTDLSYALPGVTRFRVNIFHQRGTLGVVMRVIPSTVPSIESLNLPTALYEVAAEKTGIVLVTGPTGSGKSTTLATLINEINLKHAYHIVTIEDPIEYMHQHRLSTINQRELGSDTTTFAMALRAALRQAPKVILVGEMRDQETTEIALEAAETGHLVLSTLHTIDASKTIDRIIGIFPKSDEQQIRIRFAQSFKWVISQRLIPKEKGGRVAIFEILKSTQRTRDYVIKGELEGRSLLDAMIDGSLEGMQTFDRELEKAVKKGILTEQTALTYATNPGNLKLQLEGLSTGEGVDLSTVLDRGSQPSAPTGKMEPVPPRVERKSEVRPKPKETKLPDWME; this comes from the coding sequence ATGATTGGCTTCGATCTAAACCGCATTCTCGAATTCATGCTCGGTTACCGTGAAAACGTCTCTGACTTGAATTTTTCGGTCGGCCGCTCTCCTCAGATTGAAGTGGACGGCTCATTGATTTCCGTTCCCATCAAAGGTGTGGAGAAGCTCAGCCCGTATCAAACTGAGATCATCGCGCTTACTTTGATGGGAAACGACCGGGAAATCATCCGAAAGCTCGTCATGAGCGGTTCGACGGATCTTTCCTATGCATTGCCGGGAGTGACCAGATTTCGGGTCAATATTTTCCATCAAAGGGGCACACTCGGCGTGGTGATGAGGGTCATTCCTTCAACCGTCCCTTCCATTGAGAGTTTGAATCTGCCGACGGCCCTTTATGAGGTGGCTGCAGAGAAAACGGGGATTGTTCTAGTGACCGGTCCGACCGGCAGTGGAAAATCGACCACGCTGGCGACACTCATCAACGAAATCAACCTGAAACATGCATACCATATTGTAACGATCGAAGATCCCATCGAATACATGCACCAGCATCGCTTGAGCACAATCAATCAGCGGGAGCTTGGATCGGATACCACGACGTTCGCGATGGCCTTGCGTGCGGCTTTGCGGCAGGCGCCCAAGGTGATTCTGGTGGGTGAAATGCGCGATCAGGAAACTACGGAGATAGCCCTGGAAGCCGCGGAAACGGGACATCTTGTTCTCAGCACACTTCACACGATTGATGCTTCCAAAACAATCGACCGCATTATCGGAATCTTCCCGAAGTCCGATGAGCAACAGATTCGAATCCGGTTTGCTCAAAGTTTCAAGTGGGTAATTTCGCAGCGGCTCATTCCCAAAGAAAAAGGGGGCCGCGTTGCAATTTTTGAAATCTTGAAATCGACTCAAAGAACCCGTGACTATGTCATTAAAGGGGAACTGGAAGGACGTTCACTGCTGGATGCGATGATTGATGGTTCCCTTGAAGGAATGCAAACCTTTGATCGCGAGCTGGAAAAGGCGGTCAAAAAGGGAATCTTGACCGAACAGACTGCGCTTACTTATGCAACCAATCCGGGAAACTTGAAACTGCAGCTGGAAGGACTTTCAACCGGTGAAGGAGTGGATCTTTCAACAGTGCTGGATCGTGGATCTCAGCCCTCAGCCCCCACTGGCAAAATGGAGCCGGTGCCCCCGAGGGTGGAAAGGAAATCTGAAGTCAGACCGAAACCAAAAGAGACCAAGTTGCCTGATTGGATGGAGTGA
- a CDS encoding low molecular weight phosphotyrosine protein phosphatase, translated as MKVLFICTANVCRSPLAEGYLKHLLLQHPLPDVEVESAGVIALRGFSAYECAIEVANQNGFDLNGHKARQITAEMAKAADQILCMETWQASRVLDLNQELILKTGLLGNYHPSGKRLMQIPDPRNFTVPDTLVVFEMIRHSVAGLYKNLSRF; from the coding sequence ATGAAGGTTCTTTTCATTTGTACGGCAAATGTTTGCCGGTCGCCACTGGCGGAAGGGTATTTAAAGCACCTTCTGTTGCAGCATCCCCTTCCGGATGTGGAAGTAGAGTCCGCCGGTGTGATAGCGCTGCGTGGTTTCTCTGCCTATGAATGTGCTATCGAAGTCGCTAATCAAAACGGCTTTGATTTAAACGGACACAAGGCGCGTCAGATTACAGCCGAAATGGCGAAAGCCGCGGATCAAATCCTGTGCATGGAAACATGGCAGGCGTCCCGTGTTCTGGATCTCAATCAGGAATTGATCCTTAAAACTGGGCTGTTGGGAAATTATCACCCGAGCGGAAAACGGTTGATGCAAATTCCCGATCCCCGCAACTTCACCGTTCCGGATACGCTGGTAGTCTTTGAGATGATTCGACATTCTGTAGCAGGACTGTATAAGAATCTCTCCCGTTTCTAG
- the rseP gene encoding RIP metalloprotease RseP, producing the protein MGQLLSFLIVIGIIILIHEFGHFSMAKLFRIPVATFSLGFGPRLFGFRYRETEYKVSAIPLGGYVKIHGMEDQEAAPDDPNSFYNRPRYQRFLVLFMGVGFNWILAIILITAALTIGLPVSQSVDMPSRIGAVIQGTPADKAGLKVGDLILAINGQETRTWEKVSLATLLHPDETIVVRYQRGNQIAEKHVTVGRNPNNSLGYLGIHPSSDVIVLAVTPDMPAAKAGLKKDDVIRTIDGIEIHGNESTTAAVQRTGGKPLKVVVERLEGGKKVVKEFEIQPVKDAALKRWVLGFAPGEPTKLRKLPLGSAMKESIRTCRDHLRLNLFFISRLIQGKLSLKATSGPFEIARLSDATRQTGFVVLLMFIGQISFDIGIINLLPIPALDGGHIFFLLVEGIFRREISVKIKERVTMVGFFFLICVMVVVLYYDVLKISAVQKLLENFR; encoded by the coding sequence ATGGGGCAATTACTCTCTTTCTTGATTGTTATCGGGATCATTATTTTGATCCATGAGTTTGGTCATTTCAGCATGGCCAAGCTGTTTCGCATTCCTGTCGCCACTTTTTCATTAGGTTTTGGGCCAAGACTATTTGGTTTTCGCTACAGGGAAACGGAATACAAAGTCTCTGCAATCCCACTTGGTGGATACGTAAAAATACACGGAATGGAGGATCAAGAAGCCGCGCCGGACGATCCCAATTCTTTTTACAACCGGCCCCGCTATCAGAGATTCCTCGTGCTCTTTATGGGGGTCGGATTCAACTGGATCCTTGCCATTATTCTGATCACCGCAGCTTTAACAATCGGCTTGCCTGTATCGCAATCCGTGGACATGCCCAGCCGTATCGGCGCTGTGATTCAGGGAACTCCAGCGGACAAAGCCGGTTTGAAGGTCGGAGATTTGATTCTGGCGATTAACGGACAAGAAACACGCACGTGGGAAAAAGTTTCGCTGGCCACTTTGTTGCATCCCGACGAAACCATTGTTGTGCGGTACCAGCGGGGAAATCAAATCGCAGAAAAACATGTTACGGTTGGCCGCAATCCCAACAACAGTCTTGGATACCTGGGAATTCATCCTTCGTCAGACGTGATTGTTCTTGCTGTGACTCCGGACATGCCCGCTGCAAAGGCAGGATTAAAGAAAGATGATGTGATTCGCACAATCGACGGAATTGAGATTCATGGAAACGAGAGCACTACCGCAGCCGTTCAAAGGACCGGAGGCAAACCGCTAAAAGTTGTTGTGGAACGCCTGGAAGGCGGGAAAAAAGTTGTCAAAGAATTCGAAATTCAACCTGTTAAAGATGCGGCCTTGAAACGTTGGGTTCTCGGTTTTGCTCCAGGGGAGCCGACGAAGTTACGAAAACTTCCATTGGGAAGCGCGATGAAAGAGAGCATCCGAACATGCAGGGACCATCTGCGGCTCAATCTCTTCTTTATTTCCAGACTTATTCAAGGAAAGCTTTCCTTAAAGGCAACATCAGGTCCTTTTGAGATTGCCCGCTTGAGCGATGCAACGCGGCAGACCGGTTTTGTGGTGCTCCTTATGTTCATCGGGCAAATCAGCTTTGACATTGGAATCATTAATTTGCTGCCCATTCCTGCTTTGGACGGCGGACATATTTTCTTCTTGCTGGTGGAAGGAATCTTCCGCAGAGAAATCAGCGTAAAGATAAAGGAGCGGGTCACGATGGTCGGTTTCTTTTTCTTGATTTGCGTGATGGTCGTCGTGCTCTATTACGATGTGCTGAAAATATCTGCTGTGCAAAAACTGTTGGAAAATTTTCGATGA
- a CDS encoding 1-deoxy-D-xylulose-5-phosphate reductoisomerase: MKRISILGSTGSIGVNALDVVRRLQDRFQIIGLAAGKNVELLRQQALEFRPKIVSVADSRGAIDLRSELESRGIRVVCGEEGSVEVATHPDTGIVLSAMVGAKGFLPTLKAISSGKDVALANKETLVVAGPIISREVARKNTRLLPVDSEHSAIWQCLNGAKKDTVRKLILTASGGPFLERDLSSFHTITVNQALAHPNWRMGRKITIDSATLMNKGLEMIEAHYLFDEPPEKLDVIIHPQSVVHSMVEFIDGSVIAQLGISDMRMPIQFALSYPERWENDLPSIKLTEIRKLEFFEPDLQKFPCLKLAQQALNTGGTMTAVLNAANEVAVESFLAERIPFSGICHIVESTMEKHNPVADPSLEDVLQSDLWARTRARESVVHMQT, from the coding sequence ATGAAAAGAATTTCGATCCTTGGTTCTACCGGTTCCATCGGTGTGAACGCCCTTGATGTCGTCAGACGACTTCAGGACCGATTTCAGATCATCGGGTTGGCGGCGGGAAAGAACGTAGAACTGCTACGACAGCAGGCGCTCGAGTTTCGCCCGAAAATTGTATCTGTTGCTGACAGCCGGGGAGCCATAGATTTGCGCTCCGAGCTGGAATCGCGCGGAATTCGCGTGGTTTGTGGTGAAGAAGGATCGGTCGAAGTGGCCACACATCCCGATACTGGAATCGTTTTGTCGGCGATGGTGGGAGCGAAGGGTTTTTTGCCGACTCTGAAAGCGATTTCATCGGGAAAAGATGTTGCACTGGCCAATAAAGAAACACTTGTCGTGGCAGGGCCGATCATTTCGAGGGAGGTGGCGCGCAAGAATACGCGGTTACTCCCGGTCGACAGTGAGCACTCGGCGATCTGGCAATGTTTGAACGGAGCTAAAAAGGATACGGTGCGCAAGCTGATTCTTACGGCGTCGGGCGGCCCTTTTTTGGAGAGGGACCTTTCCAGTTTTCATACGATTACGGTCAATCAGGCGCTAGCACATCCGAACTGGCGCATGGGACGTAAAATTACAATAGATTCTGCAACTCTGATGAACAAAGGGCTTGAGATGATTGAAGCGCATTACCTGTTTGATGAACCGCCGGAGAAGCTGGACGTGATCATTCATCCCCAGAGTGTGGTTCACTCTATGGTGGAATTCATCGATGGTTCCGTGATTGCACAGCTCGGGATTTCAGACATGAGAATGCCGATTCAGTTTGCGCTCAGCTATCCGGAGCGATGGGAAAACGACCTGCCCTCCATCAAACTGACGGAGATTCGAAAGCTGGAGTTTTTCGAACCTGATTTGCAAAAATTCCCGTGTTTGAAGCTGGCGCAACAGGCGCTGAATACCGGAGGAACCATGACGGCCGTGTTAAATGCGGCGAATGAAGTGGCGGTGGAAAGTTTTCTTGCAGAACGGATTCCTTTTAGTGGCATTTGTCATATCGTAGAATCCACAATGGAAAAACATAACCCGGTCGCCGATCCCTCTCTGGAGGATGTGTTACAGTCGGATCTCTGGGCAAGAACACGCGCGAGAGAATCGGTGGTTCATATGCAGACTTGA